GTGTAGACGGGCGGGTGCTCCAGCAGCAGGCAGGTGTCGGGGACGGTGTCCTCGAACCGTGCCGCGTGCACCTCGCGCTGCTTCTGCCAGGCCTCCTGGTAGTCGACGGCATCCTCGCCGAATCCCAGACGGACGAACCGAAGTCCAGTCACGAAAGCAGCCTCTCTACTTGCGGTGCCGGGCCCGGAGGATGTCCCCGTCGTCACGTCACCATGCACCGAATCGCGCCTCCGGCCACTGTACGACCGGCGTCGGAGCGGGGGCCCGGCAGGTGGTTCCCGTCAGCGCCGCCCTCAATCCTCACACGATCGGATGAATGTGAAGCGAAGGTGGCCGGGGTTGCCCCGGGGGCCGCTAAATTCGCGCCGTTCCCCGGGGCCTGCCCCGGGGGTGTCTGACAAATGAGTGCGGGAGAAGGAGCGGTGTCCGGTGCGTGCGACCGCAAGGCGCCGGAGCGTCCTCGTGGCGGAGCCACGTGGGCGTTTCGGCAACGCCGCGAGCGTGCGTGCCAGACGCCGCGACGCCGCAGGCATTTGTCAGACACCCCCTAGCGCCGTGACGCCGCGGGGAAACGCCAGAGCAGGCCTCAGGGACTGCTGCCCGCCCGGCCCCGAAGGCAGGAGACCGTACAGCTGATGTCGGAACGACCCCCGCAGCGCACTCCCAACCGCCGACTCGCCTCGCTCATCACCGAGGCCGGGTTCTCCAACGCCGGCCTCGCCCGCCGGGTGGACCAGCTCGGTCTCGAACACGGCCTCGACCTGCGGTACGACAAGACCTCCGTGACCCGTTGGCTGCGCGGGCAGCAGCCACGGGGCACCACACCCGCGCTGATCGCCGAGGTGTTCACCCGGCGGCTCGGCCGCCGGCTCTCCGCGCAGGACCTGGGCCTGGACGCCTGCGCGCCCGTCTACGCCGGTCTGGAGTTCGCGGCCACGCCCGCCGAGGCGGTCGACATCGTCAGCGGACTGTGGCGCAAGGACTCCGGCAGCCATGTGGAGCTGCGGAAGATCGCCTTCACCCCGGCGGGACTTGTCGTCCCCAGCCGGGACTGGCTGATCGGGCGGGCGGACGAGTGGGTGGGACGGGCGGGCGAGGCCGCCGCGGTGACGGGCGGGGCAGGCAGGGCGCACGGGGGCGCCCAGGCGCACGCCGGGCCGCGCAAGGCGCCCGGACCCCAGGCGATGTACGGCAGCGCGGCGAACGGGCAGCACGGCGGCGGGAGCGGCCTCACCGGACCCGGCGGCGGGTTCCTGCCCGGGGTGCCCGGACAGGGCGCAGCGCCCGCGCCCGGCGTCCGGCACGGCCTCCGCGGGCCCACCCCGTCCCGGCCCGCCGGACCGCACGCGCCCGGCGGCGCCCCGGCACCCCTGGCCGGCGGCTCCGGCGTGCCCCGGCAGCGGCAGACCGAGCGGGGTTCCGGGCAGAAGGTCGGCAGCGGTGACGTCGCCGCCCTGCGCTCGGTCGCCGAGCTCTTCCGCACCCTGGACAACGCCTACGGCGGCGGCCACGCCCGGCAGGCCCTCGTCCGGTACCTGGAGCACGAGACGGAGCCGATGCTGCGCGGCACGTACGGGGAGGCCACCGGGCGGCGGCTCTTCGCCGCCGCCGCCGACCTGACCCGGCTGGCCGGCTGGACCTCGTACGACATCGCGGCCCACGGGCTCGCCCAGCGCTACTTCGTCCAGGCGTTACGGCTGGCGCAGGCCGCCGGCGACCGGGCCTACGGCAGCTTCGTCCTGATCACCATGAGCCGGCAGGCCGTCTACCTCGGGCACGGCCGCGAGGCGGTGCAGTTGGCGCGGGTGGCCCAGCAGGGCGTCGGCTCCGCCGCACCGCACGCCGTGCTGGCCCTGCTGCACGCGGTCGAGGCGCGCGGTCACGGCGTTCTCGGCGAGGCCAAGGCGTGCGTGGCCTCGCTCGCGCGGGCGGAACGCGCGCTGGAGGCATCCCGCCCCGGCGACGAGGTGCCGCACTGGGCGCGCTACTTCGACGAGGCCCAGCTCGCCGACGAGTTCGGGCACTGCCACCGCGACCTCCAGCAGTACCGGGCCGCCGCCCAGCACGCGGAGCGCTCGCTCCAGCTGCGCGCTCCCGCGTACGCCCGCAGCCGGCTGTTCTGCCGGGTGGTACTGGCCTCCGCCCGGCTCGGGCTCGGCGAGCTCGACCAGGCCTGCCGGCTGGGCGCGGAAGCCGCGCAGCAGGCCGCGGAGATGCGGTCGGTGCGCGCCACGGAGTACGTACGGGACTTCGAGCGGCGCCTCGAACCCTTCCGTGACGCCGCCGCGGTCCGCGGCTATCGCGAGCGGGTGGCCGCGCTGGGTTGAGGCCGCGCCCGGGGCCGGCCCTCAGGCCGCCTCGGGGAGCGCCGCGGTGTCCCCGGAGGCCGGGCTCACCCCCAGGTCGCCGAGGATCGCCCCGGCGGCGCGACGGCCGGAGGACAGGGCCCCCTGGACCGTGCCGGTGTCGCGGTGGTCGCCGCACACGTACAGGCCCGCGAGCAGCCGGACCGGGCGCTGCGGGTCGTGCGGGGCCACCATCGCGGGCACCGCCTCCGGATCGTGGTGGGTGGCCAGCAGCTCCCAGTCGTCGGTGGGTGTCCCGTAGAGCGCCGCGAGGTGCGCGCGGACCTCGCGGTCCAGATCGGCCGGCGGGGTGCCGAGCACCGTCGAGCTGATCAGGACCCGGCCGTGCGGGGCGCGCGCCGGATCGACCGCGCTCATCACCGCGGTGTGCGTGACCGGTCCCGAGCGGTCGGCGTCCAGGAGCAGCGAGGCGCCGGTCGGCGGGGGAGCGGGGGCGGTGTGGTGGAGCACCGTCACCGGATGGAAGGGGGGCACGTGCAGGCCGGGGAGCAGCTCGGCCGCGGCGCTCGCACCGGTCGCCAGCAGCAGGGAGCGGCAGCCCAGTTCGCCGTGTTCCTTGGTGCGCACCGAGGTGATGTCCGCCGCCGTGACGTGCACACCGGTCCGTACGGTGCCGGGCGGCAGCGTGGCCGCGAGCAGTTCGGGCAGCGTGGCCGAACCTCCCGACGGTACGCAGAGCCTGCCGCTCGCATAGCCGCGGAGCGCGAGATCGGCGCACCGGCTCGACGTGATGAGCGCGGGGTCGCTGAGCAGCGCCGTGAGCAGGGGGCGCACGAAGCCGTTGAGCGTCCGGGAGGACAGGCCCCGGCCGGACAGGGCGTCGAGCGCGGCCCGTTCGGGCCGGGCCAGGATGCGGGACCTGGGTGTGGCCGCGAGCCGGGCCAGCGCCGCGCCGAGCCGGGCCTGGTCGATCGCCCCGCCCATGGCCCCGGTGAGGCTCCCGCCCAGGGGCGCCCGGGGGGCGCTTGCGAGGGCGCGAGCCGCCTTGAATGCGCCCCGCGCGCTGCGTGCGCCCCGGGGGCCGCGTATCTCCCCGGTCCGGTACCGGCGGCCCTCGCTGTGGACGAGTACGCCGGGATCGAAGTTCCGCAGGACGAGTCGGTCGAGTCCGGGCGTCGCGTACAGCTCCGGATACGAGGTGGTGAGAAGCGGGCCGATGTGGTCGAGCCGGAACCCGTCCACCTCGTCGGTCATCATCCGGCCGCCGACCCGGGGGCCGGCCTCCAGGACGCTGACGCTCACTCCCGCACTGGTCAGTCGGTGGGCCGCTGACAGGCCGGCGATCCCGGCCCCGATGATGACGACGTCCGCGTGGTGTGCCGTGCTGAGCACATGCCCCTCCCCGAGTCGGCGCAACTGGTGGGAGGCTCTTGCCCTCAACAGGCCACCGGAATGCGCGAGTTCGGCATGAGGCTAGGAGGGTGGCGGGATTACGCGCAGTCGCGCGCGGGCCGGGGCACCGGTGCACGGGGTCGCACGTCCGTCCGAACGGAGCGACGGAGGAGGGCTCCTGGGGTCCGGGGTCAGCGCAGAGCCGACCGGATGGCGGCGTCGATCCCGGGGAAGGCGAAGGCGAACCCCGAGTCCAGCAGCCGCCCCGGCAGCACCCGCTGACTGCCCAGCACGTCCTCGGCGAAGTCGCCCAGAGCGATCCGCAGCGCGGGCGCGGGAGCGGTGAACAGGGTGGGCCGGCGCAGCACCCGGCCCATCGCCGCCGTCACCTCGCCGTTGGTGACCGGGTCGGGCCCGGTCAGATTCACCGGTCCGGACAGCTCCGGGGTGTCCAGGACGTGCCGCAGCGCCGCGATGTGGTCGTGCAGCGCGATGAAGCTCCAGTACTGCCGCCCGTTGCCGAGCCGGCCGCCGAGCCCCGCGCGGAACAGCGGGAAGAGCCGCCCCCAGGCGCCGCCCTCCCGGGCGACGACCAGTCCGGTGCGGGCGTGCACGGTCCGCACCCCGGCCTCCTCCGCGGCGGCCGTGGCCTCCTCCCACTCCACGCACACCGACGGCAGGAAACCGTCGCCGGGCGGTGCGCCCTCGTCGACCGCACGGTCCCCGGTGTCGCCGTAGAAACCGATCGCGGACCCGGACAGCAGCACCTTCGGCGGTACGTCCAGCGAGGCGACGGCCTCGGCGATCGCGCCCGTGCCCAGCACCCGGCTGTCCCGGATCTCGCGCTTGTACGCCTCGGTCCAGCGGTGGTCGCCGACCCCGGCCCCGGCGAGATGGACGACGGCGTCGCAGCCCACCAGCCCGGCCACGTCCACGTAACCCCGCTCGGGGTCCCACTCCACCTCGTCGCCCGACCGCGCCGGGCGCCGGACCAGCCGGACCACCTCGTGCCCGTCGGCCCGCAGCGAGCGCACCAGCGCCGCTCCGATGAGTCCGGTCGATCCGGTGACAGCGATACGGGAGTGCGGCATGGAGCCCATCCTGCCCCATGGTTCACGAGATACGGGGCGTGGCACAGTGGCGCCCATGGCTGAGCCCTCCACCTTCACCACACTGCCCGTCCGCCCCGCCGTCCCCGACGACGGCCCCGCTCTCGGGGAGCTCGACCGGGGCACCTGGTCGACGCTGCACGAAGTGATGCCCCGTCCGCAGCCGCCGTACCAGCCGTTCTTCGACGACCGGCACCGGCCGCAGGACGTCCTGGTGGCCGAGGCGGTGAACCCGGAGGGCGAGACGGTCATCGCCGGCTACGTCCGCGTGGTGCCGCCCACCCCGCTGGCCTGCAACGCACACGTCCGGCAGATACAGGGCCTCGCCGTGGCCGGCTGGGCGCGGGGCCGCGGCATCGGCCGCGCGCTGATACGGGCCGCGTGCGGCCACGCACGAGCCGAGGGGGCGAACCGGATCACCCTGCGGGTGCTGGGGCACAACAGCCCTGCCCGCGCGCTGTACGCGTCCGAGGGCTTCGCTGTCGAGGGCGTGCTGCGCGGCGAGTTCTTCCTGACCGGCCGTTACGTCGACGACGTGCTGATGGGCCGCCCGCTCAGCCCGTGACCGGGCCGGAGCCTTCGCGTCTCACCCGGCGCCGAACCGCTGCCACAACGCGGGCAGCCGCGCCGCCAGGGCCGCGTCGTCCTCGAAGCCGAACGGGGTGCCCTCCGGCTCGGGGGCCTGGGGCGGCAGCCCGAGATCCGGTGCGACCACCCCGGTGAGCTGCTCGTACGCCTCGTCCGGGGCGTAACCCAGCTCCTCGGCATCCCCGTCCAGCTCCTCGTCGAAGTCGTCGAGGAGCTCGGCCAGGCTGTCCGGATCGTGCACCGCGCCCTCGAAGACCTCCCGGCCCTGGCCGATCAGCCAGCAGCGGAAGTAGTCGAAGGCGTCGTCGCTCGCCCCGCCGAGCAGCACACTGGCGGCGGCCCACAGGTCCCAGCGGTACGCGCGGTTGTAGCGGGCCTCGAAGTGCCGGGCGAAGTCCAGCACGGAATCGGGATCGAGCTGCACCAGCCGTTCGACGAGCAGGTCGGCGTGGTCCTCGGGGTCGCCGTCGGCGGCCTCGCGGGTGCTGTCGACAATCTCCCAGAATTCCGTCTCGTCCATCACGGGTCCAGCATCTGCCCCGGAGACGGCCGATGCACGCCCAGACGCCGAAATGAAGCCTTACGGCCTCACACACCGGCCGGGCTCGAAAGGATGACGAATCCTGCGCCGGGGCAGGGGGCGCGCATGCGGAAGGCGGCGACAGGTTGTCCTGCCGCCGCCTTCCGGGCCGTCAGAGCCCGTAACGCTCGCGGGCTTCCTTGACCGCCGACGCGGGCACTTCGCCGCGGCGGGCCAGCTGGGCCAGGGCCGCGACCGCGATCGACTGGGGGTCGACGCCGAAGTGGCGGCGGGCCGCGTCACGGGTGTCGGAGAGGCCGAAGCCGTCCGTGCCGAGCGAGGTCCAGTCCTGCTCCACCCACTGGCTGATCTGGTCCGGCACCTGGCGCATCCAGTCGCTGACCGCGAGGACCGGGCCCGGTGCGCCTTCCAGCGCCTGGGTCACGTACGGCACCCGCAGCTCACCGCGGAGCAGCGCCTCGTCGCACTCCAGCGCGTCGCGGCGCAGCTCGCCCCACGAGGTGGCGGACCAGACGTCGGCCGTGACACCCCAGTCCGCGGCCAGCAGCTCCTGGGCCTCCAGGGCCCAGTGGATCGCCGTACCGGAGGCCATCAGCTGTACGTGCGGCGCGTCCGCCTTCGCGGGCGTGCCCTCCTTGAACCGGTAGAGGCCCTTGAGGATGCCCTCCTCGACGCCTTCCGGCATCGCGGGCTGCGGCTTCGGCTCGTTGTAGACCGTCAGGTAGTAGAAGACGTTCTCGGCCTCGGGGCCGTACATCCGGCGCAGACCGTCCTGGACGATCACCGCGATCTCGTACGCGAACGCCGGGTCGTAGTTGAGCGACGCCGGGTTCGTGGACGCGATCAGGTGCGAGTGGCCGTCCGCGTGCTGGAGGCCCTCGCCGGTCAGCGTCGTACGGCCCGCCGTGGCGCCGACCACGAAGCCGCGGCCGAGCTGGTCGCCGAGCTGCCAGAACTGGTCACCCGTGCGCTGCCAGCCGAACATCGAGTAGAAGATGTAGAACGGGATCATCGGCTCGCCGTGCGTCGCGTACGACGTGGAGGCGGCGATGAAGTCGGCCATGGCGCCGGCCTCGGTGATGCCCTCGTTGAGGACCTGGCCGTCCTTGGCTTCCTTGTAGTACATCAGCTGGTCGCGGTCGACCGGGTCGTACGTCTGACCCAGCGGCGAGTAGATGCCGGCCGACGGGAACAGCGCCTCCATGCCGAAGGTGCGGGCCTCGTCGGGGACGATCGGAACCCAGCGCTTGCCGGTCTCCTTGTCCCGCATCAGGTCCTTGGCCAGGCGGACGAAGGCCATCGTGGTGGCCAGCTCCTGCTTGCCGGAGCCCTTCTTCAGCGCGGCGAACGCGCGCTCCTCGGGGGCGGGCAGCGCCACCGCGTGCACCCGGCGGGCCGGGGCGGGGCCGCCGAGGGCGGCACGGCGCTCCTGGAGGTAGCGGACCTCGGGGGAGTCGGCACCCGGGTGGCCGTACGGCACCAGGCCCTCGTCCAGTTTCGAGTCCGGGATCGGCAGCTCCAGCAGGTCGCGCATGGCGCGGAACTGCTTGCCGTCCAGCTTCTTCATCTGGTGGTTGGCGTTGCGCGACTCGAAGCCCGGGCCGAGCGTGTAGCCCTTCACCGTCTGCGCCAGGATCACCGTCGGCGCACCCTTGTGCGCCAGCGCCGCCCGGTAGGCCGCGTACACCTTGCGGGCCTCGTGGCCGCCGCGCGAGGTGTGGAAACACTCGGCGATCTTCGCGTCGGTCAGCAGCTTCGCCAGCTCGGCGAGCGCGGGCTCGGTGCCGAAGAAGTGCTGGCGGATGTAGGCGACGTCGCGGGTGGCGTACGTCTGGAACTGCGCGTCCGGGACCTCACGGAGCCGGCGCACCAGTGCACCCGTGGTGTCGAGCTGGAAGAGCTCGTCCCAGGCGGTGCCCCAGAGCGTCTTGACGACGTTCCAGCCGGCGCCGCGGAAGGCGCCCTCCAGCTCCTGGACGACACGGAAGTTGGCGCGGACCGGACCGTCGAGGCGCTGCAGGTTGCAGTTGATGACGAAGGTCAGGTTGTCGAGCTGCTCACGCGCCGCGAGGGCGAGGGCGGCGGTCGACTCGGGCTCGTCCATCTCGCCGTCGCCCAGGAAGGCCCAGACGTGCGAGTTCGACGTGTCCTTGATGTTGCGGTTGGCCAGGTAGCGGTTGAAGCGCGCCTGGTAGATCGCCGAGAGCGGGCCGAGGCCCATCGACACGGTGGGGAACTCCCACAGCCAGGGCAGTCGCCGCGGGTGCGGGTAGGACGGCAGACCGTCGCCGCCCGCCTCCTGGCGGAAGTTGTCGAGCTGCTGCTCGCTCAGCCGGCCGTCGAGGAAGGCGCGGGCGTAGATGCCGGGGGAGGCGTGGCCCTGGATGTAGAGCTGGTCGCCGGAGCCGTCCCCCTCCTTGCCGCGGAAGAAGTGGTTGAAGCCGGTCTCGTACAGCCAGGCCGCCGAGGCGAACGTGGCGATGTGGCCGCCGACGCCGAAGCGGGAGCCACGGGTCACCATCGCGGCCGCGTTCCAGCGGTTCCACGCGGTGATCTTCGATTCCATCTCCAGGTCACCGTCGAAGGCGGGCTCCGCGGCGGTGGGGATGGAGTTGACGTAATCGGTCTCCAGCAGCTTGGGCAGCGCGAGACCGGCGCCCTCGGCGTGCTGGAGCGAGCGGCGCATCAGATACGCGGCACGGTGCGGGCCCGCGGCCTTGGTGACGGCATCCAGGGAGGCCGCCCATTCAGCGGTCTCCTCCGGGTCGCGGTCCGGGAGCTGGTCGAGCTCGCTCGGAAGCTTTCCTACGGGGTCGGTCATGATCGCCGCCTTCCGGTGAGGAGGGGGGTGGAGAAGTCCCTGACTGGCAGGACAGGGCGATGGGGCCGGTGGGCCCGCGGAGTGAACTGTAAGGCTCCGATCGATGATCGATCAAAGGATGAAAGGCAAAACTTCTTGATATGAAGAAAGTGGCATGGGGTGCCGCGAAACGGGGCACGGAGTGACGGGATTTAACAGGCAAAAGGGGCGCTCGCCTGCACAGGCGAGCGCCCCTCGCGACAAATGCGCACCACGGTGCGCTCCGGCCTCAGGCGCGCGGCGCGCAGCCGAGCACATGGGCCTTGACCAGCACCCCGATGTCCGGGTCCTTGCGCAGGAACGCCTCGATCAGCGCCTCGTGCTCCTCGGCGTACGACTTCTGCACCGTGCCCAGCCAGCGGATCGAGAGCGCCGTGAACACCTCGATGCCCAGCCCCTCCCAGGTGTGCAGCAGGACCGCGTTGCCGGCCGCCCGGACCATCTCCCGGTGGAACCCGACGGTGTGGCGCACCTGTGCCTCGCCGTCGGCCAGCCGGTCCGCCTCGTACAGGGCCGTCACGTGCGGGGCGAGCAGCGAGCAGTCCTCGCCGAGCCCGGGGGCCGCCAGCTCGGCGGCGATCTGCTCCAGGCCGGCCCGGACCGGGTAGCTCTCCTCCAGATCGGCCGCGGTGAGGTTGCGGACCCGGACGCCCTTGTTGGGCGCCGACTCGATCAGCCGGAGCGTCTCCAGCTCCCGCAGCGCCTCGCGTACGGGCGTCTGGCTGACCTCCAGCTCGGTGGCGATGCGCCGCTCGACGATCCGCTCACCCGGCTTCCAGCGCCCGCTGACGATCCCGTCCACGATGTGCTCGCGGATCTGTTCGCGCAGCGAGTGGACGACGGGCGGGGTCATGAGGGGCTCCTTCGGGGCAAACCGGTGCTGCCTGCACCAACTCGGCGGCCGGAGCGACCGGTCGTGCCTAGACAATACGGCGGCGCCCCCGCCCGGGAGTGTTCCGGACGGGGGCGCCGCTGGTGAGGCTGGTTACAACTGCGGTGCTCAGAGGCCGAGCTCGACCTCGAACTCACCGGCCTCCAGGATCGCCTTGACCGCGGTCAGGTAGCGGGCGGCGTCCGCGCCGTCCACCAGACGGTGGTCGTAGGAGAGCGAGAGGTACGTCATGTCGCGGACACCGATGACGGTGCCCTCCTCGGTCTCGATGACCGCGGGACGCTTGACGGTGGCGCCGATGCCCAGGATGGCTGCCTGGTTCGGCGGCACGATGACGGTGTCGAACAGCGCACCGCGCGAGCCGGTGTTGCTGATGGTGAAGGTGGCACCGGACATGTCGTCCGGCGTCAGGCCGCCACCGCGGGCCTTGCCGGCCAGCTCGGCGGTCTTCTTCGAGATACCGGCGATGTTGAGGTCGCCCGCGCCCTTGATGACCGGGGTCATCAGGCCCTTCTCGGCGTCCACGGCGATGCCGATGTTCTCCGAGTCGAAGTACGTGATCGTGCCTTCGTCCTCGTTGATCCGGGCGTTGACGACCGGGTGGGCCTTCAGCGCCTGGGCGGCGGCCTTGACGTAGAACGGCATCGGGGAGAGCTTGACGCCCTCACGGGCCGCGAAGCCGTCCTTCGCCTTGTTGCGCAGCTTCATCAGCTTGGTGACGTCGACCTCGACGACCGAGGTCAGCTGGGCCTGCGAGTGCAGCGCCTTCATCATGTTGTCGCCGATGACCTTGCGCATGCGGGTCATCTTGACCGTCTGACCGCGCAGCGGGGACACCTCCAGCTTCGGCGCCTTGGAAGCGGTCGGAGCAGCGGCGGCAGCGGGGGCCGGGGCGGCAGCGGCGGCCTTGGCGGCCTCCGCGGCGGCGACGACATCCTGCTTGCGGATACGGCCACCGACGCCGGTGCCCTTGACCGCGCCCAGGTCGACGCCGTTCTCGGCGGCGAGCTTGCGGACCAGCGGCGTGACGTACGCGCCGTCGTCACCGGAGGTCGCAGCCGGAGCGGCCGGGGCCACCGGGGTGACCGGAGCCGGAGCAGCGGCGACGGGCGCCGGAGCGGCCGGGGCCGGAGCGGCGACGGGCGCGGCGGGAGCCACCGGAGCCGGGGCGGGAGCCGCCGGTGCGGGGGCGGCCGGGGCCGGAGCCGCGACGGGGGCCGGAGCAGCGGCCGGAGCAGCGGCCGGGGCGGCACCGGGAGCACCGATGACGGCGAGCTTGGCGCCGACCTCGGCGGTCTCGTCCTCGGCGACGACGATCTCCAGCAGCACGCCGGAGACCGGGGCCGGGATCTCGGTGTCGACCTTGTCCGTGGAGACCTCGAGGAGGGGCTCGTCCTCCGTGACCTCCTCGCCGACCTCCTTCAGCCAGCGGGTGACGGTGCCCTCGGTGACGCTCTCGCCGAGCGCCGGGAGGGTGACGTCGGTGCCGGAGGCACCGCCGGCCGGGGCGGCGGCAGGAGCCTCGGCCGCGGGGGCCGGAGCTGCGGGGGCCTCGGCGGCAGGCGCCGGGGCCGGGGCGGCCTCGGGCTCGGCGGCCGGAGCCGCGGCGGGTGCCGGGGCACCCGTGCCGTCGTCGATGATGGCCAGCTCGGCGCCGACCTCGACGGTCTCGTCCTCGGCGACCTTGATGGAGGCCAGGATGCCGGAGGCGGGGGCCGGGATCTCGGTGTCGACCTTGTCGGTCGACACCTCGAGCAGCGGCTCGTCGGCCTCGACGCGCTCG
This genomic interval from Streptomyces sp. NBC_00464 contains the following:
- a CDS encoding regulator, which codes for MSERPPQRTPNRRLASLITEAGFSNAGLARRVDQLGLEHGLDLRYDKTSVTRWLRGQQPRGTTPALIAEVFTRRLGRRLSAQDLGLDACAPVYAGLEFAATPAEAVDIVSGLWRKDSGSHVELRKIAFTPAGLVVPSRDWLIGRADEWVGRAGEAAAVTGGAGRAHGGAQAHAGPRKAPGPQAMYGSAANGQHGGGSGLTGPGGGFLPGVPGQGAAPAPGVRHGLRGPTPSRPAGPHAPGGAPAPLAGGSGVPRQRQTERGSGQKVGSGDVAALRSVAELFRTLDNAYGGGHARQALVRYLEHETEPMLRGTYGEATGRRLFAAAADLTRLAGWTSYDIAAHGLAQRYFVQALRLAQAAGDRAYGSFVLITMSRQAVYLGHGREAVQLARVAQQGVGSAAPHAVLALLHAVEARGHGVLGEAKACVASLARAERALEASRPGDEVPHWARYFDEAQLADEFGHCHRDLQQYRAAAQHAERSLQLRAPAYARSRLFCRVVLASARLGLGELDQACRLGAEAAQQAAEMRSVRATEYVRDFERRLEPFRDAAAVRGYRERVAALG
- a CDS encoding NAD(P)/FAD-dependent oxidoreductase — protein: MLSTAHHADVVIIGAGIAGLSAAHRLTSAGVSVSVLEAGPRVGGRMMTDEVDGFRLDHIGPLLTTSYPELYATPGLDRLVLRNFDPGVLVHSEGRRYRTGEIRGPRGARSARGAFKAARALASAPRAPLGGSLTGAMGGAIDQARLGAALARLAATPRSRILARPERAALDALSGRGLSSRTLNGFVRPLLTALLSDPALITSSRCADLALRGYASGRLCVPSGGSATLPELLAATLPPGTVRTGVHVTAADITSVRTKEHGELGCRSLLLATGASAAAELLPGLHVPPFHPVTVLHHTAPAPPPTGASLLLDADRSGPVTHTAVMSAVDPARAPHGRVLISSTVLGTPPADLDREVRAHLAALYGTPTDDWELLATHHDPEAVPAMVAPHDPQRPVRLLAGLYVCGDHRDTGTVQGALSSGRRAAGAILGDLGVSPASGDTAALPEAA
- a CDS encoding TIGR01777 family oxidoreductase, whose protein sequence is MPHSRIAVTGSTGLIGAALVRSLRADGHEVVRLVRRPARSGDEVEWDPERGYVDVAGLVGCDAVVHLAGAGVGDHRWTEAYKREIRDSRVLGTGAIAEAVASLDVPPKVLLSGSAIGFYGDTGDRAVDEGAPPGDGFLPSVCVEWEEATAAAEEAGVRTVHARTGLVVAREGGAWGRLFPLFRAGLGGRLGNGRQYWSFIALHDHIAALRHVLDTPELSGPVNLTGPDPVTNGEVTAAMGRVLRRPTLFTAPAPALRIALGDFAEDVLGSQRVLPGRLLDSGFAFAFPGIDAAIRSALR
- a CDS encoding GNAT family N-acetyltransferase, which produces MAEPSTFTTLPVRPAVPDDGPALGELDRGTWSTLHEVMPRPQPPYQPFFDDRHRPQDVLVAEAVNPEGETVIAGYVRVVPPTPLACNAHVRQIQGLAVAGWARGRGIGRALIRAACGHARAEGANRITLRVLGHNSPARALYASEGFAVEGVLRGEFFLTGRYVDDVLMGRPLSP
- a CDS encoding DUF4240 domain-containing protein, with the translated sequence MDETEFWEIVDSTREAADGDPEDHADLLVERLVQLDPDSVLDFARHFEARYNRAYRWDLWAAASVLLGGASDDAFDYFRCWLIGQGREVFEGAVHDPDSLAELLDDFDEELDGDAEELGYAPDEAYEQLTGVVAPDLGLPPQAPEPEGTPFGFEDDAALAARLPALWQRFGAG
- the aceE gene encoding pyruvate dehydrogenase (acetyl-transferring), homodimeric type, with translation MTDPVGKLPSELDQLPDRDPEETAEWAASLDAVTKAAGPHRAAYLMRRSLQHAEGAGLALPKLLETDYVNSIPTAAEPAFDGDLEMESKITAWNRWNAAAMVTRGSRFGVGGHIATFASAAWLYETGFNHFFRGKEGDGSGDQLYIQGHASPGIYARAFLDGRLSEQQLDNFRQEAGGDGLPSYPHPRRLPWLWEFPTVSMGLGPLSAIYQARFNRYLANRNIKDTSNSHVWAFLGDGEMDEPESTAALALAAREQLDNLTFVINCNLQRLDGPVRANFRVVQELEGAFRGAGWNVVKTLWGTAWDELFQLDTTGALVRRLREVPDAQFQTYATRDVAYIRQHFFGTEPALAELAKLLTDAKIAECFHTSRGGHEARKVYAAYRAALAHKGAPTVILAQTVKGYTLGPGFESRNANHQMKKLDGKQFRAMRDLLELPIPDSKLDEGLVPYGHPGADSPEVRYLQERRAALGGPAPARRVHAVALPAPEERAFAALKKGSGKQELATTMAFVRLAKDLMRDKETGKRWVPIVPDEARTFGMEALFPSAGIYSPLGQTYDPVDRDQLMYYKEAKDGQVLNEGITEAGAMADFIAASTSYATHGEPMIPFYIFYSMFGWQRTGDQFWQLGDQLGRGFVVGATAGRTTLTGEGLQHADGHSHLIASTNPASLNYDPAFAYEIAVIVQDGLRRMYGPEAENVFYYLTVYNEPKPQPAMPEGVEEGILKGLYRFKEGTPAKADAPHVQLMASGTAIHWALEAQELLAADWGVTADVWSATSWGELRRDALECDEALLRGELRVPYVTQALEGAPGPVLAVSDWMRQVPDQISQWVEQDWTSLGTDGFGLSDTRDAARRHFGVDPQSIAVAALAQLARRGEVPASAVKEARERYGL
- a CDS encoding GntR family transcriptional regulator; this encodes MTPPVVHSLREQIREHIVDGIVSGRWKPGERIVERRIATELEVSQTPVREALRELETLRLIESAPNKGVRVRNLTAADLEESYPVRAGLEQIAAELAAPGLGEDCSLLAPHVTALYEADRLADGEAQVRHTVGFHREMVRAAGNAVLLHTWEGLGIEVFTALSIRWLGTVQKSYAEEHEALIEAFLRKDPDIGVLVKAHVLGCAPRA
- the sucB gene encoding 2-oxoglutarate dehydrogenase, E2 component, dihydrolipoamide succinyltransferase — protein: MSVSVTLPALGESVTEGTVTRWLKAEGERVEADEPLLEVSTDKVDTEIPAPASGILASIKVAEDETVEVGAELAIIDDGTGAPAPAAAPAAEPEAAPAPAPAAEAPAAPAPAAEAPAAAPAGGASGTDVTLPALGESVTEGTVTRWLKEVGEEVTEDEPLLEVSTDKVDTEIPAPVSGVLLEIVVAEDETAEVGAKLAVIGAPGAAPAAAPAAAPAPVAAPAPAAPAPAAPAPAPVAPAAPVAAPAPAAPAPVAAAPAPVTPVAPAAPAATSGDDGAYVTPLVRKLAAENGVDLGAVKGTGVGGRIRKQDVVAAAEAAKAAAAAPAPAAAAAPTASKAPKLEVSPLRGQTVKMTRMRKVIGDNMMKALHSQAQLTSVVEVDVTKLMKLRNKAKDGFAAREGVKLSPMPFYVKAAAQALKAHPVVNARINEDEGTITYFDSENIGIAVDAEKGLMTPVIKGAGDLNIAGISKKTAELAGKARGGGLTPDDMSGATFTISNTGSRGALFDTVIVPPNQAAILGIGATVKRPAVIETEEGTVIGVRDMTYLSLSYDHRLVDGADAARYLTAVKAILEAGEFEVELGL